From Nomascus leucogenys isolate Asia chromosome 15, Asia_NLE_v1, whole genome shotgun sequence, a single genomic window includes:
- the BDNF gene encoding brain-derived neurotrophic factor isoform X2, which translates to MQSREEEWFHQVRRVMTILFLTMVISYFGCMKAAPMKEANVRGQGGLAYPGVRTHGTLESVNGPKAGSRGLTSLADTFEHVIEELLDEDQKVRPNEENNKDADLYTSRVMLSSQVPLEPPLLFLLEEYKNYLDAANMSMRVRRHSDPARRGELSVCDSISEWVTAADKKTAVDMSGGTVTVLEKVPVSKGQLKQYFYETKCNPMGYTKEGCRGIDKRHWNSQCRTTQSYVRALTMDSKKRIGWRFIRIDTSCVCTLTIKRGR; encoded by the coding sequence TTCCACCAGGTGAGAAGAGTGATGACCATCCTTTTCCTTACTATGGTTATTTCATACTTTGGTTGCATGAAGGCTGCCCCCATGAAAGAAGCAAACGTCCGAGGACAAGGTGGCTTGGCCTACCCAGGTGTGCGGACCCATGGGACTCTGGAGAGCGTGAATGGGCCCAAGGCGGGTTCAAGAGGCCTGACATCGTTGGCTGACACTTTCGAACATGTGATAGAAGAGCTGTTGGATGAGGACCAGAAAGTTCGGcccaatgaagaaaacaataaggACGCAGACTTGTACACGTCCAGGGTGATGCTCAGTAGTCAAGTGCCTTTGGagcctcctcttctctttctgctggaggaatacaaaaattacctagatGCTGCAAACATGTCCATGAGGGTCCGGCGCCACTCTGACCCTGCCCGCCGAGGGGAGCTGAGCGTGTGTGACAGTATTAGCGAGTGGGTAACGGCAGCAGACAAAAAGACTGCAGTGGACATGTCGGGCGGGACGGTCACAGTCCTTGAAAAGGTCCCTGTATCAAAAGGCCAACTGAAGCAATACTTCTACGAGACCAAGTGCAATCCCATGGGTTACACAAAAGAAGGCTGCAGAGGCATAGACAAAAGGCATTGGAACTCCCAGTGCCGAACTACCCAGTCGTACGTGCGGGCCCTTACCATGGATAGCAAAAAGAGAATTGGCTGGCGATTCATAAGGATAGACACTTCTTGTGTATGTACATTGACCATTAAAAGGGGAAGATAG
- the BDNF gene encoding brain-derived neurotrophic factor isoform X4 translates to MTILFLTMVISYFGCMKAAPMKEANVRGQGGLAYPGVRTHGTLESVNGPKAGSRGLTSLADTFEHVIEELLDEDQKVRPNEENNKDADLYTSRVMLSSQVPLEPPLLFLLEEYKNYLDAANMSMRVRRHSDPARRGELSVCDSISEWVTAADKKTAVDMSGGTVTVLEKVPVSKGQLKQYFYETKCNPMGYTKEGCRGIDKRHWNSQCRTTQSYVRALTMDSKKRIGWRFIRIDTSCVCTLTIKRGR, encoded by the coding sequence ATGACCATCCTTTTCCTTACTATGGTTATTTCATACTTTGGTTGCATGAAGGCTGCCCCCATGAAAGAAGCAAACGTCCGAGGACAAGGTGGCTTGGCCTACCCAGGTGTGCGGACCCATGGGACTCTGGAGAGCGTGAATGGGCCCAAGGCGGGTTCAAGAGGCCTGACATCGTTGGCTGACACTTTCGAACATGTGATAGAAGAGCTGTTGGATGAGGACCAGAAAGTTCGGcccaatgaagaaaacaataaggACGCAGACTTGTACACGTCCAGGGTGATGCTCAGTAGTCAAGTGCCTTTGGagcctcctcttctctttctgctggaggaatacaaaaattacctagatGCTGCAAACATGTCCATGAGGGTCCGGCGCCACTCTGACCCTGCCCGCCGAGGGGAGCTGAGCGTGTGTGACAGTATTAGCGAGTGGGTAACGGCAGCAGACAAAAAGACTGCAGTGGACATGTCGGGCGGGACGGTCACAGTCCTTGAAAAGGTCCCTGTATCAAAAGGCCAACTGAAGCAATACTTCTACGAGACCAAGTGCAATCCCATGGGTTACACAAAAGAAGGCTGCAGAGGCATAGACAAAAGGCATTGGAACTCCCAGTGCCGAACTACCCAGTCGTACGTGCGGGCCCTTACCATGGATAGCAAAAAGAGAATTGGCTGGCGATTCATAAGGATAGACACTTCTTGTGTATGTACATTGACCATTAAAAGGGGAAGATAG
- the BDNF gene encoding brain-derived neurotrophic factor isoform X3 yields MFHQVRRVMTILFLTMVISYFGCMKAAPMKEANVRGQGGLAYPGVRTHGTLESVNGPKAGSRGLTSLADTFEHVIEELLDEDQKVRPNEENNKDADLYTSRVMLSSQVPLEPPLLFLLEEYKNYLDAANMSMRVRRHSDPARRGELSVCDSISEWVTAADKKTAVDMSGGTVTVLEKVPVSKGQLKQYFYETKCNPMGYTKEGCRGIDKRHWNSQCRTTQSYVRALTMDSKKRIGWRFIRIDTSCVCTLTIKRGR; encoded by the coding sequence TTCCACCAGGTGAGAAGAGTGATGACCATCCTTTTCCTTACTATGGTTATTTCATACTTTGGTTGCATGAAGGCTGCCCCCATGAAAGAAGCAAACGTCCGAGGACAAGGTGGCTTGGCCTACCCAGGTGTGCGGACCCATGGGACTCTGGAGAGCGTGAATGGGCCCAAGGCGGGTTCAAGAGGCCTGACATCGTTGGCTGACACTTTCGAACATGTGATAGAAGAGCTGTTGGATGAGGACCAGAAAGTTCGGcccaatgaagaaaacaataaggACGCAGACTTGTACACGTCCAGGGTGATGCTCAGTAGTCAAGTGCCTTTGGagcctcctcttctctttctgctggaggaatacaaaaattacctagatGCTGCAAACATGTCCATGAGGGTCCGGCGCCACTCTGACCCTGCCCGCCGAGGGGAGCTGAGCGTGTGTGACAGTATTAGCGAGTGGGTAACGGCAGCAGACAAAAAGACTGCAGTGGACATGTCGGGCGGGACGGTCACAGTCCTTGAAAAGGTCCCTGTATCAAAAGGCCAACTGAAGCAATACTTCTACGAGACCAAGTGCAATCCCATGGGTTACACAAAAGAAGGCTGCAGAGGCATAGACAAAAGGCATTGGAACTCCCAGTGCCGAACTACCCAGTCGTACGTGCGGGCCCTTACCATGGATAGCAAAAAGAGAATTGGCTGGCGATTCATAAGGATAGACACTTCTTGTGTATGTACATTGACCATTAAAAGGGGAAGATAG